A region of Sesamum indicum cultivar Zhongzhi No. 13 linkage group LG7, S_indicum_v1.0, whole genome shotgun sequence DNA encodes the following proteins:
- the LOC105166929 gene encoding S-norcoclaurine synthase 2-like, protein MMGRVSEEREVKVPASEAWKLYGSLRLAKIAEEALPNVISKVEVVEGNGSAGTILHVVLPPGTTWLTSYKEKYTVVDDERRVKVAEVVEGGVLDLGFTLYRFRMEVIEKEGKEEECIVRGSIEYELKEEAAANAALVSIEPLLAIMQLAADYLTKNYNTNV, encoded by the coding sequence ATGATGGGAAGAGTATCGGAGGAGAGAGAGGTTAAGGTACCAGCAAGCGAAGCGTGGAAGCTCTACGGCAGCCTCCGGCTGGCCAAAATTGCGGAGGAAGCGCTTCCCAATGTCATCAGCAAAGTCGAGGTGGTAGAAGGCAATGGCTCCGCCGGAACCATCCTCCACGTCGTTCTCCCTCCAGGTACAACGTGGCTGACATCGTACAAGGAGAAGTACACGGTGGTGGATGACGAGAGACGAGTGAAGGTGGCGGAGGTGGTGGAGGGCGGGGTTTTAGATCTGGGTTTTACACTTTACAGGTTCCGAATGGAGGTGATAGAGAAGGAGGGAAAGGAGGAGGAGTGCATCGTCAGAGGCAGCATCGAGTACGAATTGAAAGAGGAAGCTGCTGCGAACGCTGCGTTGGTCTCCATTGAGCCCCTCCTTGCTATCATGCAGCTTGCTGCAGATTACTTGACAAAAAACTACAACACCAACGTC